From the Bacteroidia bacterium genome, one window contains:
- the secG gene encoding preprotein translocase subunit SecG yields MYVFLMLLIILIGAVMTVAILMQNPKGGGLSSAFGGAGGGFGSMLGVRHASDILAKTTWGLAIAMTILIFMLNMFFLPSEGTEESIIQRGNPNAPMSPVQKSEQMQAPAQQAPAQQAPAQQAPAQQTPPPSDQAPGQ; encoded by the coding sequence ATGTACGTGTTCCTGATGCTGTTGATCATTCTCATTGGCGCGGTCATGACGGTCGCGATCCTGATGCAGAATCCCAAGGGTGGCGGCCTTTCCAGCGCGTTTGGCGGTGCCGGTGGCGGCTTCGGCAGCATGCTGGGTGTGCGACACGCTTCGGATATCCTTGCGAAGACCACCTGGGGCCTTGCCATCGCGATGACCATTCTGATTTTCATGCTCAACATGTTCTTCCTCCCGTCCGAAGGCACGGAAGAGAGCATCATTCAGCGTGGCAATCCGAATGCGCCCATGTCGCCCGTGCAGAAGTCCGAGCAGATGCAGGCCCCCGCGCAACAGGCCCCCGCGCAACAAGCACCCGCGCAGCAAGCACCCGCGCAGCAAACACCCCCGCCTTCCGATCAGGCCCCCGGGCAATAA
- a CDS encoding DUF1648 domain-containing protein, with protein MRTAMRLNVSLLILAAMLSVWFYPQLPERLASHFNASGEADGWMTKDGFFLFYGLLLLLMFGMFAGITWMVRRFPVSMVNIPHREYWLAPERREEAYAVLQRNMHRMSAATLLFMNAMLLISFRANFKQPPSLGSEAWILMLLFLAGLAVLIVRLYQDFRLPRNGARGDASN; from the coding sequence ATGCGCACCGCGATGCGTCTCAATGTTTCTCTTCTGATACTTGCCGCAATGCTCTCGGTCTGGTTCTACCCGCAGTTGCCTGAGCGCCTGGCCTCACATTTCAATGCCTCGGGAGAAGCGGATGGCTGGATGACCAAGGACGGTTTCTTCCTGTTTTATGGTCTGCTTCTGCTGCTGATGTTCGGCATGTTTGCCGGAATAACCTGGATGGTGCGGCGTTTCCCGGTCAGCATGGTGAATATCCCACACCGCGAGTACTGGCTCGCTCCGGAGCGCAGGGAAGAGGCATACGCAGTGTTGCAGCGCAACATGCACCGTATGTCGGCCGCCACGCTGCTTTTTATGAACGCCATGTTACTGATTTCTTTCAGGGCGAATTTCAAGCAGCCGCCATCACTGGGAAGCGAAGCCTGGATCCTGATGCTGCTCTTCCTCGCGGGTCTGGCGGTGCTGATCGTTCGTTTATACCAGGATTTTCGTTTGCCCCGCAACGGGGCCCGGGGAGATGCTTCCAACTAG
- a CDS encoding LOG family protein, whose amino-acid sequence MHESPVKAYKDIEFLNSPDARILRILAEYLEPQRRLRQQRVRDTIVFFGSARLRSREEAVLEKDDTLQAIRNSGKKKTPKHLLDQLQRAEVLVELSRYYEDAVELARLLSEWSLTLDSQRFVICSGGGPGIMEAANRGAHAAGAKSIGLNISLPFEQFANRYIPPELNFEFHYFFMRKFWFVYPSKALVVFPGGFGTMDELMEILTLVQTQKLKKDVFIVLYGEDFWTRVLNFHELARLHVISPEDLSLFRICNTPREAFNYLRKKLTERYLSK is encoded by the coding sequence ATGCACGAATCTCCCGTAAAAGCCTACAAGGATATCGAATTCCTCAACAGTCCTGATGCACGTATTCTCCGCATCCTCGCCGAATATCTCGAACCTCAGCGGCGTTTGCGGCAACAACGTGTGCGTGACACCATCGTGTTTTTCGGATCCGCGCGTCTGCGCTCGCGCGAAGAAGCCGTGCTGGAGAAGGACGATACACTGCAGGCGATACGGAATTCCGGGAAAAAGAAAACCCCCAAGCACCTGCTCGACCAGCTCCAGCGAGCGGAAGTGTTGGTGGAACTTTCCCGCTATTATGAAGATGCGGTAGAGCTCGCGCGTCTCCTCTCCGAATGGTCGCTCACGTTGGATAGCCAGCGCTTTGTTATCTGCAGCGGTGGGGGACCGGGCATCATGGAAGCCGCGAATCGTGGCGCACACGCGGCAGGTGCCAAGTCCATAGGGCTCAACATCAGTCTGCCCTTCGAACAATTCGCGAACAGATACATTCCACCGGAACTCAATTTCGAGTTTCATTACTTCTTTATGCGCAAGTTCTGGTTCGTGTATCCTTCAAAGGCGCTCGTCGTTTTTCCGGGAGGTTTCGGTACCATGGACGAGCTCATGGAAATCCTCACCCTGGTCCAGACCCAGAAGCTGAAGAAGGATGTGTTCATCGTGCTGTACGGAGAGGATTTCTGGACACGCGTACTGAATTTCCACGAACTCGCCCGCCTGCACGTCATCAGCCCCGAGGATCTCTCCCTGTTTCGGATTTGCAATACTCCCAGAGAAGCGTTTAATTACCTTCGGAAAAAACTGACGGAGAGGTATCTCTCAAAATGA
- a CDS encoding DUF116 domain-containing protein yields MFRIPEEREEKAPVTYSLRGVGRSSDRYYRDVAILADEMLQLRAKTIEAMLERYMEWIAAEEREPLRNELEYTYDILTLGVLWRLYGGRAQHVPLPVASVLCGLYRLRRRFPKVKRWIDPLRGVLASRFLSGSDSSDHGDHTPCAFSLHKLLLWMDATGEYREEVRRLHTIIDYLTALDAFEREWHLENALQYADSFFDSAARRLGEYTAWVNDWRRHSAPAHRNREDYLLCDRKREEYHLSMLGAELMNRSFLRRYRETGARAVLLPACLRGEHAVHCKARKENLDMICTGCTPECRVQRIRALAAAQGATVHIIPHSSDFSRWLRSWARGKDVGVVGVACVLHLITGGLELRDLDIPAQCVLLDHCGCTQHWDPEGRQTELNEKTLSVMLGVS; encoded by the coding sequence ATGTTCAGGATACCGGAAGAGAGAGAAGAGAAGGCACCAGTAACGTATTCCCTGCGCGGCGTCGGCAGGAGTTCGGACCGCTACTACCGTGATGTCGCCATCCTCGCCGATGAGATGCTCCAATTGCGCGCGAAGACGATCGAGGCCATGCTTGAACGCTACATGGAATGGATAGCTGCCGAAGAGCGTGAGCCCCTGCGCAACGAGCTGGAGTACACCTATGACATTCTCACGCTCGGGGTACTGTGGCGCTTGTATGGCGGTAGGGCGCAGCATGTGCCGCTCCCGGTGGCATCGGTCCTGTGCGGGTTGTATCGCCTGCGTCGTCGCTTCCCGAAGGTGAAGCGGTGGATAGATCCGCTGCGCGGCGTGCTCGCATCGCGTTTTCTGAGCGGGAGTGACAGCTCCGACCACGGCGACCATACCCCATGCGCTTTCTCGCTGCACAAGTTGCTCCTTTGGATGGACGCGACGGGGGAATATCGCGAGGAAGTACGCAGACTCCATACAATCATCGACTACCTGACCGCTCTCGACGCCTTCGAGCGCGAATGGCATTTGGAAAATGCTCTTCAGTATGCCGACTCGTTTTTCGATTCCGCCGCGCGGCGCCTGGGTGAATACACGGCCTGGGTGAATGATTGGCGCAGGCACTCCGCACCGGCGCATCGCAATCGTGAAGACTACCTGCTCTGCGATCGCAAACGCGAAGAATATCATCTGAGCATGCTCGGCGCGGAGTTGATGAATCGCTCCTTCCTTCGGCGGTATCGCGAAACCGGCGCCAGGGCGGTCCTGCTTCCCGCCTGCTTGCGCGGGGAACATGCCGTTCACTGCAAAGCGAGGAAGGAAAACCTCGACATGATATGCACCGGGTGTACCCCCGAGTGCAGGGTACAGCGTATCCGCGCTCTGGCCGCCGCACAGGGCGCCACCGTGCATATCATACCGCACTCATCGGATTTTTCTCGCTGGTTGCGCAGTTGGGCGAGGGGGAAGGATGTGGGCGTCGTCGGTGTCGCCTGTGTGCTGCACCTCATCACCGGGGGATTGGAACTGCGGGACCTCGACATCCCGGCGCAATGCGTGCTCCTTGACCATTGCGGCTGCACGCAGCATTGGGACCCTGAAGGAAGGCAAACGGAATTGAACGAAAAAACACTCTCGGTCATGCTCGGCGTATCGTGA
- a CDS encoding SDR family oxidoreductase translates to MPVALITGSGRRLGRQLAYAFGDAGYDIILHAHASLDGLAEAERVLREKDVRVFTVRGDLRRVEEIRGMAAETATFTDRLDVLVNNAGVFPAATIEDVTEEMWDFTQDVNTKALFFLTQALLPLLRAAGGNVVNILSAGGFEPWKRHIPYNVSKAGAVMLTRALAKALAPRVRVNGIAPGVILIPGEEERDHISADRFPMQRYGTPRDVAEAALFLATSASYITGHIIPVTGGEF, encoded by the coding sequence TTGCCTGTAGCACTCATCACCGGATCCGGACGCCGTCTCGGCAGACAATTGGCTTACGCGTTTGGCGACGCGGGTTACGATATCATCCTTCATGCGCATGCGTCGCTGGACGGACTGGCGGAAGCGGAACGTGTGCTTCGGGAAAAGGATGTGCGGGTGTTTACCGTTCGTGGCGATCTTCGGCGTGTGGAAGAAATCCGGGGCATGGCCGCTGAAACCGCCACGTTCACGGATCGTCTCGATGTACTTGTGAACAACGCCGGTGTCTTTCCCGCAGCGACAATCGAGGATGTGACCGAGGAGATGTGGGACTTCACGCAGGATGTGAATACCAAGGCACTGTTTTTCCTGACGCAGGCGCTGCTGCCGCTGTTGCGCGCAGCCGGAGGCAATGTCGTCAATATTTTGTCCGCCGGGGGCTTCGAGCCATGGAAAAGGCACATCCCCTACAACGTATCCAAGGCCGGCGCCGTCATGCTGACACGGGCGCTGGCCAAGGCGCTCGCGCCCCGGGTACGCGTCAACGGTATTGCGCCCGGCGTGATCCTCATACCCGGCGAAGAGGAGCGAGATCACATTTCCGCCGACCGCTTCCCGATGCAACGCTACGGCACCCCGCGCGATGTTGCCGAGGCGGCTCTTTTTCTGGCGACTTCGGCGTCGTACATTACCGGCCACATTATCCCCGTGACGGGCGGAGAATTCTGA
- a CDS encoding transglutaminase-like domain-containing protein, translated as MSPSRELFALYSLLDDPQASVQKAVRDRILELGEGCVADLKELTEIHGNVHRGLVDDLVNDIRKKNALSRLTGYSDNQTTIDLEEGAFAIAKYGHPEVTIATYKQRLDEMAGDIHILAGTRATPLDTFMKMRSYLFSDLGFLGNREDYYNPNNSFLTKVIDYRKGIPITLSVLMLLLGKRLGLILNGIGMPMHFLVQYDDGSRMFFVDAFNSGIIITRDQCRLMLSSSGIKLTPEMLAPVSARDILERMWRNLYLAWQQQGDDAEAARVGEIISYINPDFKVNNTMDDDVDEEDDDDYS; from the coding sequence ATGAGCCCTTCGCGCGAATTATTTGCCCTCTACTCTCTGCTCGACGATCCGCAGGCCTCGGTACAGAAAGCCGTGCGTGATCGGATACTGGAGCTGGGAGAGGGGTGTGTCGCGGACTTAAAGGAACTCACCGAGATCCACGGCAATGTCCACCGCGGCCTGGTGGATGATCTGGTGAATGATATTCGCAAGAAAAACGCGCTCAGCCGTCTCACGGGGTATTCCGATAACCAGACGACTATCGATCTTGAAGAAGGGGCCTTCGCGATTGCGAAGTACGGCCATCCCGAGGTTACCATCGCCACCTATAAGCAGCGGCTCGACGAGATGGCGGGCGATATTCATATTCTCGCCGGTACACGTGCGACGCCACTCGACACCTTCATGAAAATGCGGAGCTACCTGTTCAGCGATCTCGGTTTTCTCGGCAATCGTGAAGACTACTACAATCCGAACAACAGTTTCCTGACCAAGGTGATCGACTATCGCAAGGGCATTCCCATTACGCTCTCCGTATTGATGCTTCTTCTGGGGAAGCGGCTTGGTCTCATTCTGAACGGCATCGGCATGCCCATGCATTTCCTCGTGCAGTACGACGATGGATCCCGCATGTTCTTCGTCGATGCGTTCAACAGCGGTATCATCATCACCCGTGACCAGTGCCGCCTGATGCTTTCTTCCTCCGGCATCAAGTTGACGCCGGAAATGCTCGCTCCCGTTTCCGCGCGGGATATCCTGGAACGGATGTGGCGCAATCTCTACCTCGCCTGGCAACAGCAGGGAGACGATGCCGAGGCCGCGCGTGTCGGCGAGATTATCAGCTACATCAATCCGGATTTCAAGGTGAACAACACCATGGACGACGATGTGGACGAAGAGGACGACGACGATTATTCCTGA